The nucleotide sequence TTGAAATCGCCCCAACCGACCTCTGGGACTTCCTTGCGCATCCGGATGATGCGCTCCATCCAGTTCAGCATCGAGTTGGGGTCGCGGCGTTGCTTGGCGGCATTGACGTGCCCGTAGCCGTAGGGGCCAGTATCGATGACAGGCACGCACGGCCGGTCGCTTTCGGTGAAGCCGGCATGTGGTTCGGTCGACCATTGCATCGGGGTGCGGGCGCAGCCGCGCTGAGGCAGGTCGAGATTGTCTCCCATCGCGAGCTCGTCGCCGTAGCGGATCACCGGCGTCCCCGGCAGCGTGCACATCAGGCTGTAGGCAAGCTCCAGCCTCCGCCGGTCGCCGCCGAGCATTGGCGCGAGCCGGCGCCGGATGCCGCGGTCGTAAAGCTGCATGCTCTTGTCGGGGCCGAACGCCTTGAACACGGCGTCGCGCTGCGCTTTGGTCAGCCGTCCCAGATCGAGTTCGTCATGGTTGCGCAGGAACAGCCCCCATTGCGCGGTCGCGGGCCGAGGCTTGGTCGCAGCCAGCGCCTTAGCCAGCGGGCCGCTATCCGCGGACGCCAGTGCGTAGAATAGATGCTGGTTGACGTGAAAATTGAACATCATGTGCATGCGGTCGCCGTCGCGTCCGAAATATTCCATGTCGGTTTTCGGCAGCACATTGGCTTCCGCAAGGATGATGGCGTTTCCCTGCCGCCATTGCAGGAATTCGCGGAACGCGCGCAGCATGTCATACTGCTCGACGGGTTTTCGCACCTTTGGTCCTTTGGTCGCGATCACGAACGGAACGGCGTCCATGCGGAAGCCGGAGACGCCAAGCTGAATCCAGAAGCCCATGATCTTTAGGATCTCGGCCTGCACATACGGGTTCGAGGTGTTGAGATCGGGCTGGAAATCGTAGAAGCGGTGGAAGTACCAGGCGCCAGCTTCCTTATCGCGCGTCCAGGTTGATTTCTGCACGCCGGGAAACACCATGCCCTTGCCAGCATTTGCAGGTTTCTTGTCGGACCAGATGTACCAGTCGCGATAGGGCGAATGCTTGTGATGCCGCGCCTCGTGAAACCATGAATGTTGATCGGACGTGTGGTTGACAACAAGATCGATGATGACGCGGATGCCGCGTTGCCGGCAGCCATGGGTGAACTCGACGAAGTCGCCGAGCGTACCGTAGCGCGGATCGACGCCGTAGTAGTCCGAGATGTCGTAGCCGTCGTCTCGGCCGGGCGAAGGTTGGAATGGCATCAGCCAGATTGCGGTGATGCCTAGCCCGTGCAGATAATCTAGCCGTCGCAACAGACCCTTGAAATCGCCGACGCCGTCGCCATTGGCATCCATATAGGTGCCGACGGAAAGGCAATAGAAAACGCCGTTCTTGTACCAGAGGTCGTCGATCATGGTGAGTAGCTCTCATCGGCTCGTGGCGCTCAAGAATAAGCGGAAAAAGGAAGATAGGGTTCCGGGCCATGGCGGCCGCCGACTGAGACGGCCTTATGGCCGGCTGCAAATCTGGAAAAGCCAATCCACTTGACGATGTCTAAGAGGGTTGCGCTTTGCTAGGATTATTGCTTCGGGAGTCCCAGCCTCCGCCCGGCGAGCCAGGCCACGCTCTGGTGGGGCCGCAGCGCGATAGGTCAAGCGGCGCGTTCTCAAAGCGAAGGAGCAACCTAGCCGAGGCCGCAAACAAGACCCGCGCCCTCGGCGCCGGCAGCTACGAAGTCCGCTATGAGACCAAGAAAGACCGGCTGCTCGCGCAGACAGCATGCCGGCAAACGGCGGGGGAATCGGCATTCACGCAATGCGAAAATCGAAACTTCGTTTCCTATTGAGATGATCTGATGCGCATTGCGCCCAGCGTGGCGGCGGCCCCCTTTGCCCGACGCCCGCGGCTTACGATCGAGTGGCTATTCCAACTTGCGAAAAGATCGGAGCTCTACACTTCGAGTGAGCCTGCGTGCGAAAGCGACCAGGAAAGCGGCACCTTTATCCGAGGGGGGAGGCTTTAGACCCAGTGAGCAGCCAGTCGGCCAGGCAAGACGTATTTTCATTCTGGGAGGCTTTCCTAAGCAGACTGTCTCGCTTGTGTCCTGGTGGATGGGTCTCGGCTTCGTCGCGCAACTGACGTGCTTCTTGGGCAAGCCGAGCCCTAAGTGAAGCTTTTGGTTTGAACCGGCGCCTCATGGACAAATTCCCATTCATGAACCTGCTCCATTATTAAAATTCGGTCTGACTAGGAAGGTTCAAGAGGTAGTCAACCAATTTGTCAATGAGACTGGTAGATCCCCGTCGCGTTGCGCCAAGGCAAAGAGGGCACCATGGCAAATCCAAGAAAAGCAGACCGGGCGCAGCGGCCATGCGCTACGTTGTTACCGTCCGTCACCGTACCGTTTCCTTGACAGCTTGGCTCGTGGTCGCCATTCCGGCGGCATAGGCCGCTCCTGCACCAAGAAGAAGCGCGCAGAAGCTTGCAAACATCACATATGCGAAATGTTTGCGGGCTTCATCAATCTGGGCGGGCGTTACAGGTCTCGTCGTCGATCCGACGGTCTCGCGCCCCGTATTGTTCGACCAGTACGCGACGCGGGCGCTCGCTGCATTTGACGGGCCAACCAGGTTGCTGGCAATGCTGGTAGCTGAGGCTGGCATCATGGCTGCCGCGGCCGCCACGACGACGGTCGCGACTGCCCAAGCGGCCAATGCATGTCCGACCCGACCGAGGCCCGTCTGGTCTGGCGAATTAGCTGCGGCGACGGCGCCACCAATGAATGCGGCGATGATCCCCGACACCGCCCACCACACGAAGGCGGCCCAGCCTGCACCAGCGGGCGCCGAGGAAGCCGTGGGAATGTCGATCGCGAGCAGACCAATGCCAAAGCCGAGCATCGTCAGC is from Bradyrhizobium sp. ISRA430 and encodes:
- a CDS encoding alpha-amylase family protein; amino-acid sequence: MIDDLWYKNGVFYCLSVGTYMDANGDGVGDFKGLLRRLDYLHGLGITAIWLMPFQPSPGRDDGYDISDYYGVDPRYGTLGDFVEFTHGCRQRGIRVIIDLVVNHTSDQHSWFHEARHHKHSPYRDWYIWSDKKPANAGKGMVFPGVQKSTWTRDKEAGAWYFHRFYDFQPDLNTSNPYVQAEILKIMGFWIQLGVSGFRMDAVPFVIATKGPKVRKPVEQYDMLRAFREFLQWRQGNAIILAEANVLPKTDMEYFGRDGDRMHMMFNFHVNQHLFYALASADSGPLAKALAATKPRPATAQWGLFLRNHDELDLGRLTKAQRDAVFKAFGPDKSMQLYDRGIRRRLAPMLGGDRRRLELAYSLMCTLPGTPVIRYGDELAMGDNLDLPQRGCARTPMQWSTEPHAGFTESDRPCVPVIDTGPYGYGHVNAAKQRRDPNSMLNWMERIIRMRKEVPEVGWGDFKVIATRDSSVLVIRYDWRNNSVLFVHNLDETPREISFSTGLARHTGKLLVNLLAEDHSQADGHGRHRLVLEPYGYRWFRVGGLDYLLKRSDIDK